TCAAAAGGCCCTTTCGGATAATTGGTGCCCAGCTTCATCCCCAGGTCAATGTCTTCTATACTTGCTGTGTTCTCCTGCAGCGTATAAAATGCTTCGTTTATGAGCATGCACAGCATGCGGGGCGTCACCATCCCTACGCGGTCATCTACCACAAGATAGTCTGTCCCCAGGGCATCGCATACTTCTTTCAGTTTTGAATCGTCGGCAGGGTTGTAAAGGCTCACCTCCAGCACTTCGCGGTTAAAGAGCGAGGGCAGCCCATTGAATCCGAACAGCGTGCAGGGCTGCTCTAGACCGGCTTGTTTTACCAGCGCTGCCAGCTGCACGGTAGCGGCATGGCAAAATACCACTTTGTCGGGCCCATACTCATTCAGGCGTTCGGGCTGCTCGTGCAGTAAAAAGTCAAATACCACGTCCACGGCATCCAGCTGCTGATCTGCCATCTGGTGGCGCTCCAGAAAAGTATACGTTATACCTTCCTGGCCTTCCGGAAACTTCTGCTTGAACTCGGCGGCCATTTCCGGGCCTGATAAAACAAGTATGCGCATATTTCTGTACTTTTGAAGGTAAAGATACATAATTAAACGAACCTGTTTATGGCACATACTATCATCAACTCCCAAAATGCACCAGCCCCGATCGGCCCCTATAGCCAGGCTACCCTGGCGAACGGCACCCTGTATGTTTCCGGGCAAATTCCGCTGGACCCGAAGACCGGAAACCTGGTTACTGATAGCATTGAGGCGGAAACGCACCAGGTAATGCGGAACCTGCAGGCGATCCTTACGGAAGCCGGCATGGACTTCAGCCATGTGATGAAGTGCAGCATTTTTGTAAAAGACATGAACAATTTTGGCCGTATCAACGAAACGTACGGCAGCTACTTTCTCTCCAATCCGCCTGCCCGCGAAACCGTGGAAGTAAGCCGCCTGCCAAAGGATGTGAACGTAGAGATCTCCTGCATTGCCACGAAGTAACGCTTCAGAAATAAGAATTCAGGGCAAAGGACAGAGGAGCAATAGCTTCTTTGTCCTTTGTGTTTAGCGGTTATACTTCGTTTACATATTTATCTAGTAAGCAGCATCAGATATTGGCTCCTTGCGAGGCGGCCGCACCTTCCTCGGGTGTTTCGGGTGTAGGCATTTCTACCTCCAGTTCCCCGTAGACTTCTTTGTCATGTTTGCCCGGCTCGGCGTTCACTGCCGAGTTGCCCACTTCCACTTCCTTCCGGATCACCCGCACGGCATAGTCGGCCGGGTAGATGTTAAAGCCATACTTGCGCGAGTACACGAACGTGAACACCGCACCAAAGAACAGGATCTGCGAGGTAAAAAAGACCCACGACAGGATCACGATCACGGAGCCCGCCGCGCCATAAACCGATCCCACATTGGTAGTGCCCAGGTATAACCCGATAAGGAGGCGGCCGATGGAAAACAGGATGGCTGTTACAAAAGCGCCCACCCATACATCACGCCACCGGATCTTGGCATCGGGCAGAAACTTGTAGAGGCCGGCAAACATCACCGACAAAATTACCAGCCCCGACACCAGGTTGGCCGCGTGCAGCACGTAGATGATCCAGCCCGAAAAACGCGCCGTCAGAAAGCTGCTAACGGCCACCAGCACGGTATTGGCCAGCAGCGACACCAGCAGGATCACCGCGATGATGAGGATCAGGCCAAAGCACAGGAAGCGGTCTATCACCAGTTTGATGTAGCCATGTTTGGGAACGGGCTTTACGTACCAGATCTCGTTCAGGGAGTCCTGCAAGGAGATGAACACGCCCGTGGAAGCGATAAAGAGCGTCAGAACGCCCACCAGCGTGGCAAAGCTCAGACCCGAGAAACGGTTGGCGCTCTCCACCATATTCTGCACCTCGTAAGCGCCCTGGGGCCCGATCAGCTCTTTGATGCGGTAATAGATCTCGCCCGACACTGCCTGCCGGCCAAAGAAGTAGCCGGCTGCGCCAATAATGATGATGAGCATAGGCGGCAGCGAAAAAATAGTATAATAGGCCAGCGCCGCCCCTTTCTGGAACGAGTTGTTATCTAAAAACTCCAGCCAGGTTTCCTTTAAAAGGCACCAGGACAACTTCAAATGCCGATGCACCATCTCACTGCTCTCTTTCTTAACCGATACGCAAATACACGATTATGTTTCGGCCTGCTTTGCAAATGCCGCTACCCGGTGGGCACACATTGGCACAGTTTCCGTTACAAAACCATACTTTATTTTGTACCTTTGTGGCTGTTTTACACAGATCTTGTTCAGATAACGATACATGGAAAGAGAAGTAAGAGTACGCTTTGCCCCCAGCCCGACCGGGCCTCTCCATATCGGTGGTGTGCGCACTGCCCTTTATAACTACCTGCTGGCCCGCAAAACAGGCGGTAAAATGATCCTGCGCATCGAGGATACCGACCAGAACCGCTTTGTGCCCGGCGCCGAAGATTATATCCGCGAGTCGCTGGCCTGGTGCGGCATTGAGCTGGACGAGAGCCCCTGGAACGGCGGCCCGTACGCGCCTTATCGCCAGTCGGAGCGCAAGCCCATGTATATGCAGTATGCCCTGCAGCTGATTGAAAGTGGCCACGCCTACTATGCCTTCGACACCGCCGAGGAGCTGGAGGAGATGCGTGAGCGCCTGAAAGCCGCTAAAGTGGCTACGCCGCAGTATAACGCCATTACGCGCGCCACCATGCGCAACTCACTTACCATGCCCGAAGATGAAGTTAAAAAGCTTTTAGATTCCGGTGCTCCGTATGTGATACGCCTGAAGGTGCCGCGCAAAGAAGAGATTCGTTTAAAAGACCTGATCCGGGGATGGGTGATGGTGCACTCTTCGGCCATAGATGATAAAGTGCTCATGAAATCGGATGGTATGCCCACTTACCACTTGGCCAACATCGTGGACGACCACTTGATGGAGATCACCCACGTGATCCGGGGCGAAGAGTGGCTGCCCTCGGCGCCACTGCACGTGTTACTGTATCGTTACCTGGGCTGGGAAGACACTATGCCTGAGTTTGCGCACCTGCCCCTGCTGCTTAAGCCTGATGGCAACGGCAAGCTGAGCAAGCGCGACGGTGATAAGCTGGGTTTCCCGGTATTTCCGCTGCGCTGGGTCGATCCGTTTACAAGCGAAGTATCCAGTGGCTACCGCGAGGCGGGTTATCTGCCGGATGCCTTTGTGAACTTCCTGGCTTTTCTGGGCTGGAACCCGGGCACGCAGCAGGAGATCTTCTCCATGGAGGAGCTTATTCAGGAGTTTTCGGTAGAGCGCATTGGCAAATCCGGCACGCGCTTCGATATCCAGAAAGCCCGTTGGTTTAACGAGCAGTACCTGCGCGCCAAGCCCGACAGCGAGCTGGCCGACTACCTGCTGCAGGCGCTGGCCGAGCACAACATCACCTGCTCGCACGAGAAAGCTGAAAAGATCGCTGGCCTGATGAAAGAGCGCGTATCGTTTCCGCAGGATTTCTGGCAGGAAGCTAAGTACTTCTTTGTAGCCCCCACTGAGTATAGTGAGAAAGTAGCGTCCAAAAAATGGAACGCCCCGTCGGTAGCGGTATTCGAGGATTTCAAAAACGAGCTGCCATCCTTGGCGGTCTTTAATGCCGATACGGTAAAAGAACTCCTGACAAGTATACTGGAGCGCCACGGCATGAAGCTGGGCCAGGTAATGCAGGCGCTGCGTCTGGCTGTAACAGGCGCTGAGGCCGGTCCCGACCTGATGCACATCATCGAGGTGATTGGCCGCGAGGAAACTGCCCAGCGCATTGGAGCTGCTATCAGCAACCTGAGCCAGTACGCCACTGCCTAAGCCAGGTATAAACAGGTATAAAATCAATCTGCCAAAAGGGCTAGCCATACCGGTTAGCCCTTTTTTATGGCCCCTTTCCAGCGGCATTGTAACAAAAGGGCCCTGCTTTGCTTATATAACAGAAGTATAACAGAGGAAACTATGGCTAAGAATAAGAACGAGAACAAAAGCGGCAAGAAGAAATCGCGGGTGCACAAGGACCTGGAAGGCTTCGAGATAAAAGTGAACGAGCACGGCGAGATCATCTCCAACTATAGCATCGACCGCATCAATGATTTCCTGAACGACAACGTGGACGACAAAAAGCTGCTGAAGCGCGATGCCGCTGAGAAAGCCAAGCGCGAGGAAGAGGAATACCACATTGAGGAAGGCGAAGAAACGGAAGAGACAGACGAAGATTTTGTGCGCAATACCACGGCGGTATCGGATGAGGAGAACGACAGTACCCTGCCCAAGGCCCGGCGCAAGAAAGGCGGAAAAGCAACCCCGGACGAGGAGGAAGAAGAGTAACCTTTCGGACGGCTCTCCAACTCCCCTGTCCTGGAGCAAGCGTGCGCTTGTGCCTTGTAGCTGCCGGGCACAGCAGGCTTATACTTCCTTTAACGCCTCCGTACTATTCAGAGAGGGCAATGGTTTTTATACTTACCAGTGGGATAGCTTAGATAAAGTATAATACGCAGTAAGTATAAGGCACAAGCGGACGCTTGCGCCAGAATAAGCCAGTAGAAGGCCGGAGCGTCCCTGAGCAAGTATGAAGTATAAATCTTTTGCTTTATATTTCTGTCAGCAACCAGATCTTATACTATGAGAAACTCTCACGACATCGATTACAAAATTTTTGGCAACGACATACAGGTGTTGGAAATTGAGCTGGACCCCAACGAAACCGTAATTGCCGAGGCTGGCGCTATGGTGTACATGGAGGAAGGCATCGACTTCCAGACCAAGATGGGCGACGGCTCTAACCCAAACCAAGGGTTCCTGGGTAAGCTTGTTTCGGCAGGCTCGCGCATGATCACGGGCGAATCGCTGTTTATGACGCACTTCACACACCAGGGCTACGGCAAAAGCCGGGTAGCTTTTTCGGCCCCTTACCCCGGCACCATTCTGCCTATTGACTTGGGTACGACGCGCAACAACAGCCTGATCACGCAAAAAGATGCTTTTCTGGCGGCAGCGCTGGGCACCAAGCTCTCTATCCATTTCAACCAGCGGCTGGGCTCCGGTGTTTTCGGGGGAGAAGGCTTTATACTTCAGAAAATGCAGGGCGACGGGCTGGCCTTTGTGCACGCTGGTGGCACCGTAGTAGAAAAGCAGCTCAACAACCAGACCCTGCGCGTAGACACAGGCTGCGTGGTAGCGTTTGAAGAAGGCATTGATTTTAGTGTGCAACGCGCCGGCGGCCTTAAATCGATGATATTTGGCGGCGAAGGGATCTTTCTGGCTACTTTGCGGGGCACGGGCCGCGTGTGGCTGCAGTCGATGCCGGTAAAGAAGCTGATCGAAGCCCTGATGCCAGCCGGCGCCAACGCCAACAAGGAAGGCGGCTTTATGAGCAGCTTCCTGGAGTAGGGCGGTTAGTCGCTGCGTTCCCAATTACGAATTTTATACTTCTATCGACTTTCCCCGGCAGGTTATACCTGCAAGGATGAACTATAAAGCAGAAGCCCCGGCAAGTATACGTTGCCGGGGCTTCTGCTTTAATAGGCATTCCTATCAACTCGGAACGCAGACCCCGAGGCTCAAAATGCCCTAAAGTCCATTGACCTCCATGATTTCCTCCAGGTATTCGCGGGAGTTGCTCAGGCGCGGTATTTTGTTCTGGCCGCCCAGCTTGCCTTTGTGGCGCAGCCAGCTCACAAAAGTGCCTTTCGGAGCCGCATGTACTTTGGGCTGCTGCAGGGCAATATCGTTTTGGCGCTTGGCATCGTAGTCGGAGTTAATGTCGCGCAACGACTCGTCGAGTACCTGCGTAAAGCGCTCCAGGCTGTCGGGAGCCTGTTCAAATTCGATCAGCCACTCATGGCTGCCGCGCTTGCCGCTTTCCATGTAAACGGGCGCTGCTGTGAAGTTCGTGATCACAGCGCCGGTGGCTTTGCTGGCCTTGGTCACGGCTGCTTCGGCATTCTCTACAATCACTTCCTCGCCAAAGGCATTGATGAAGTGCTTGGTGCGGCCCGATATTTTAATGCGGTAAGGATTAAGGCTCGTAAAACGTACCGTGTCGCCAATCTTATAGCGCCACAACCCGGCGTTGGTCGAGATCACCAGGGCATAGCTTTTGCCCAGTTCCACCTGGTCCAGCGTCAGCGTTCGGGGCTGCTCCTCCTCAAACTGATCCATGGGTATAAACTCATAGTATACGCCATAGTCCAGCATCAGCAGCATTTCATCTTCCGTTCCGATCTGGTCCTGAATGCCAAAGAAGCCCTCCGAAGCATTGTATACTTCCAGGTAGTTCATTTTATCAGAGGGGATCAGCTCGCGGAACAATTCCCGGTAAGGGCCAAAAGCCACGGCACCGTGGGTAAAAAGCTCCATGTTGGGCCATACTTCCAGGATGTTGTTTTTGCCGGTTACCTCCAGGATGCGTTTCAACAGCAGGTAGGTCCAGGTAGGCACGCCGCTCATGCTGGTCACATTTTCAGGCACCGTCAGCTCCACCATCTTCTCTATCTTCTCTTCCCAGTTATCCATCAGGGCCACTTTTAGCGGCGGGGTGCGCATGGCTTCGGCCCAGATGGGCAGGTTTTGCATGATCACCGCCGACACGTCGCCACACGACATCTTCGCATTCAGCTCGCTGGGCCGGTGGCTGCCGCCAATGGAGAGCCCTTTGCCCGCGAAAAGCTTTGTTTCGGGATAGAGGTTCACATAGATCGAGAGCATGTCTTTGCCGCCCTTGTAATGGCAGTCTTCCAGCGACTCGGGCGTGACCGGGATATACTTGCTGCGGGCATTGGTGGTGCCCGACGATTTGGCAAACCACTCGACCTTGCTGGGCCACAGCAGGTTCTGCTCTCCTTTTATTACGCGCTCAATGTAAGGGTAAAGGTCTTCGTAGGTATTTACAGGCACACGCTCCTGAAACTCGCGCACCGTGCTGATGCTGGCATAATCATACTTGCTGCCCCATTCAGTGCCTTTGGCCGTGCTGATCAGGTTCTGAAAAAGCTCTTCCTGCACCTCATGCGGGTACTTGCGAAACAGATCGATCTGATGGATCCGCTTCTTCATGACCCACGTTACTATTGAATTGAATATCTCCAAGGTGGTTATTGCTGGTTGCTGGTTGTTGATTGTTTGTAAGCTATACGGTAAGATTGTCATTCGTCACTTTTATCAGCGCGTTGACCATCTTGGGTAACTTCTGCAGTACAGATAAGACATAGGCATGCTCTTCCTGATTCAGCAGCATTCTGACTTTACACTTCTCATTCCAGTCGAGGCACTCCTATACGGAGCGTCGGGCATATCTAAAAAACTGTACCTTCTCCTTTTTCCCATAACGACCAAAGCCTTCTGCAATGTTGGCGGATATACTATCGATAGCCTTAACATACTGAATACCAATTGTATTTTTTGCAAAATAATCCCAGCGCTCCGCCCGGAACCATATATAGTTACTCAGGTTGAACGCTGCTTTATAAACATCAATATCATTCAGTCGCAGATGCTTTCGTTCTTCCATAAACATCCAGTACGAGAAATCAATCAACAATTCACAACGAGCAATCAGATTTTCCGCTTCAGCTCAAAGTGCTTGCCCAGGTATACACGTCTTACCTGCTCATCGGCAGCCAGTTCTTCAGCGCTGCCCGCTTTCAGAATCTTGCCCTCGAACAGCAGGTAGGCGCGGTCGGTGATAGAAAGCGTTTCGTTTACGTTGTGGTCGGTAATGAGGATACCAATATTCTTGCTCTTGAGCTTGGCTACAATGCTCTGGATCTCTTCCACGGCAATGGGGTCTACACCGGCAAAAGGCTCATCGAGCAGCACAAACTTGGGGTCCACGGCCAGGGCGCGGGCAATTTCGGTGCGGCGGCGCTCCCCACCACTCAGCACAATGCCCTTGTTTTTACGCACATGCGTCAGCGAGAACTCTTCCAGCAGGTCTTCCACTTTCTGGATCTGCTCTTTCTTGGTCATTTTGGTCATCTCCAGCACCGACAGGATGTTCTCCTCTACAGTAAGCTGCCGGAAAACCGATGCCTCCTGCGCCAGGTAGCCCACGCCGCGCTTGGCGCGCTGGTACATAGGCAGGTTGGTAATATCCTCGGTATCCAGAAAGATCCTGCCGCTGTTAGGCTTTACCAGGCCCACGATCATATAGAAAGATGTGGTTTTACCGGCACCGTTGGGGCCTAGTAAGCCCACAATCTCGCCCTGGTTCACCTCCACGCTGACATCGTTTACAACGGCGCGTGATTTATATTTTTTAAATAAGTGCTCTGCTCGTAGTATCATCGCTGCTAAATTACACATTAAAGCTGCCTCGTGCAATGCCTGCCCCTTTTGGCACCACTACCTGACCCACAGGCACTTAAATATAATGCAATTTATATTTTAACCCATCTCATAATCTTTATGAATGTAACGTTATGCTATTGCTTTAAAAATTTTAAATCAATAGTTTGTATTTCGATTTCTTATACCCTTGTCTATGCTAGTAACAATACTCTTTTCTGCTTCTCAAAAAGTACTTTCGATGGGCTTGCTCCTGTATGCCGGCATGCTTGGCCTGCCGGAGGAGGTGAAGGCCGACGATCCTGTTAAAAACACAACCGAGAAGCGCAACGAGGTCGTTATAAAAGGCGTGGATGTATCGCGGTGGCAGAAAGAGATCGACTGGGTACAGGTAAAGAATTCGGATGTGTCGTTTGCTTTTGTAAAGGCCACACAGGGAGATTTCCGGCTGGACCCCTATTTTGCCCGTAACTGGGAAGAAACCAAGCGCCTGGGCATTAAGCGCGGTGCGTACCATTTCTTTAAACCCGAAGCACCGGTAGAGGGGCAGATCGCCCTCTTTAAAAACACCGTAACGCTGGAGCCCGGCGACCTGCCGCCGGTACTGGATGTGGAAGTATCCGAACCGCACATGAGCGGGGAGCAGCTGCGCCAGAACATCCGCATCTGGCTGGAGTCCATTACGCAGTATTACGGCGTAAGGCCCATCATTTATACCAGCCAGAACTATTACCGCCGCTGGCTGCAGGGCCACTTCCCGGAATACCATTTCTGGATTGCCCGCTACAGCGATGCGCAGCCCGA
This window of the Pontibacter liquoris genome carries:
- a CDS encoding 3-hydroxyacyl-CoA dehydrogenase family protein, giving the protein MRILVLSGPEMAAEFKQKFPEGQEGITYTFLERHQMADQQLDAVDVVFDFLLHEQPERLNEYGPDKVVFCHAATVQLAALVKQAGLEQPCTLFGFNGLPSLFNREVLEVSLYNPADDSKLKEVCDALGTDYLVVDDRVGMVTPRMLCMLINEAFYTLQENTASIEDIDLGMKLGTNYPKGPFEWAKQIGIAHVYQVLAAVYDDTKEERYKICPLLKTTYLRGGQFEV
- a CDS encoding RidA family protein, whose product is MAHTIINSQNAPAPIGPYSQATLANGTLYVSGQIPLDPKTGNLVTDSIEAETHQVMRNLQAILTEAGMDFSHVMKCSIFVKDMNNFGRINETYGSYFLSNPPARETVEVSRLPKDVNVEISCIATK
- a CDS encoding YihY/virulence factor BrkB family protein, translating into MSWCLLKETWLEFLDNNSFQKGAALAYYTIFSLPPMLIIIIGAAGYFFGRQAVSGEIYYRIKELIGPQGAYEVQNMVESANRFSGLSFATLVGVLTLFIASTGVFISLQDSLNEIWYVKPVPKHGYIKLVIDRFLCFGLILIIAVILLVSLLANTVLVAVSSFLTARFSGWIIYVLHAANLVSGLVILSVMFAGLYKFLPDAKIRWRDVWVGAFVTAILFSIGRLLIGLYLGTTNVGSVYGAAGSVIVILSWVFFTSQILFFGAVFTFVYSRKYGFNIYPADYAVRVIRKEVEVGNSAVNAEPGKHDKEVYGELEVEMPTPETPEEGAAASQGANI
- the gltX gene encoding glutamate--tRNA ligase, translating into MEREVRVRFAPSPTGPLHIGGVRTALYNYLLARKTGGKMILRIEDTDQNRFVPGAEDYIRESLAWCGIELDESPWNGGPYAPYRQSERKPMYMQYALQLIESGHAYYAFDTAEELEEMRERLKAAKVATPQYNAITRATMRNSLTMPEDEVKKLLDSGAPYVIRLKVPRKEEIRLKDLIRGWVMVHSSAIDDKVLMKSDGMPTYHLANIVDDHLMEITHVIRGEEWLPSAPLHVLLYRYLGWEDTMPEFAHLPLLLKPDGNGKLSKRDGDKLGFPVFPLRWVDPFTSEVSSGYREAGYLPDAFVNFLAFLGWNPGTQQEIFSMEELIQEFSVERIGKSGTRFDIQKARWFNEQYLRAKPDSELADYLLQALAEHNITCSHEKAEKIAGLMKERVSFPQDFWQEAKYFFVAPTEYSEKVASKKWNAPSVAVFEDFKNELPSLAVFNADTVKELLTSILERHGMKLGQVMQALRLAVTGAEAGPDLMHIIEVIGREETAQRIGAAISNLSQYATA
- a CDS encoding TIGR00266 family protein translates to MRNSHDIDYKIFGNDIQVLEIELDPNETVIAEAGAMVYMEEGIDFQTKMGDGSNPNQGFLGKLVSAGSRMITGESLFMTHFTHQGYGKSRVAFSAPYPGTILPIDLGTTRNNSLITQKDAFLAAALGTKLSIHFNQRLGSGVFGGEGFILQKMQGDGLAFVHAGGTVVEKQLNNQTLRVDTGCVVAFEEGIDFSVQRAGGLKSMIFGGEGIFLATLRGTGRVWLQSMPVKKLIEALMPAGANANKEGGFMSSFLE
- a CDS encoding GH3 auxin-responsive promoter family protein, translating into MKKRIHQIDLFRKYPHEVQEELFQNLISTAKGTEWGSKYDYASISTVREFQERVPVNTYEDLYPYIERVIKGEQNLLWPSKVEWFAKSSGTTNARSKYIPVTPESLEDCHYKGGKDMLSIYVNLYPETKLFAGKGLSIGGSHRPSELNAKMSCGDVSAVIMQNLPIWAEAMRTPPLKVALMDNWEEKIEKMVELTVPENVTSMSGVPTWTYLLLKRILEVTGKNNILEVWPNMELFTHGAVAFGPYRELFRELIPSDKMNYLEVYNASEGFFGIQDQIGTEDEMLLMLDYGVYYEFIPMDQFEEEQPRTLTLDQVELGKSYALVISTNAGLWRYKIGDTVRFTSLNPYRIKISGRTKHFINAFGEEVIVENAEAAVTKASKATGAVITNFTAAPVYMESGKRGSHEWLIEFEQAPDSLERFTQVLDESLRDINSDYDAKRQNDIALQQPKVHAAPKGTFVSWLRHKGKLGGQNKIPRLSNSREYLEEIMEVNGL
- a CDS encoding four helix bundle protein translates to MEERKHLRLNDIDVYKAAFNLSNYIWFRAERWDYFAKNTIGIQYVKAIDSISANIAEGFGRYGKKEKVQFFRYARRSV
- the lptB gene encoding LPS export ABC transporter ATP-binding protein → MILRAEHLFKKYKSRAVVNDVSVEVNQGEIVGLLGPNGAGKTTSFYMIVGLVKPNSGRIFLDTEDITNLPMYQRAKRGVGYLAQEASVFRQLTVEENILSVLEMTKMTKKEQIQKVEDLLEEFSLTHVRKNKGIVLSGGERRRTEIARALAVDPKFVLLDEPFAGVDPIAVEEIQSIVAKLKSKNIGILITDHNVNETLSITDRAYLLFEGKILKAGSAEELAADEQVRRVYLGKHFELKRKI
- a CDS encoding glycoside hydrolase family 25 protein, giving the protein MLVTILFSASQKVLSMGLLLYAGMLGLPEEVKADDPVKNTTEKRNEVVIKGVDVSRWQKEIDWVQVKNSDVSFAFVKATQGDFRLDPYFARNWEETKRLGIKRGAYHFFKPEAPVEGQIALFKNTVTLEPGDLPPVLDVEVSEPHMSGEQLRQNIRIWLESITQYYGVRPIIYTSQNYYRRWLQGHFPEYHFWIARYSDAQPEIHATDSWKFWQYTDSGSISGINSAVDINFFAGDWETLSQLCMPEFVVAQESPLKQMKYIQPQP